Proteins encoded in a region of the Methanofollis tationis genome:
- the ileS gene encoding isoleucine--tRNA ligase, protein MKEVTSSYDAQAIEGRVQEFWRAADTYAQVKDLRRSGKQFFFVDGPPYTTGHIHLGTAWNKIIKDAVLRRHRMCGKNVIERAGYDMHGLPIEVQVEHQLGFTSKKDIEAYGIDRFIERCREFALTNMAVMSDQFRALGIWLDFDNPYQTVKKEYIEAAWWTLAQAEKNRMLERGHRVVNWCPRCETAIADSEVEYDDATDPSIYVKFPVKGTDDEYLVIWTTTPWTLPANVAVAAHPGIVYALVAARKEGVEEKLWIAEALVEEVLRKGRYQHFDVLKTVTGADLAGMEYESPLAASVPAQKEIAHRVVLADYVALENTGLVHTAPGHGWDDYLTGIKYDLPVLCPVDGTGRFTKRAGVFDGLYVKDPATNRQVMDALGPCLLHEGKTTHRYGHCWRCKTPIIFRATEQWFIKASEMRDKLLDEVGKVTWYPDWAGSARFYDWVKEARDWCISRQRYWGIPIPVWQCDTCDARRVIATVAELEEASGQAVADPHRPYVDAVTIPCTCGGTMRRVSDIFDVWFDSAVASWATLGYPGEKEAFEKYWPADFITEGQDQTRGWFYSQLGASTVAFGRAPYKSVLMHGFALDAEGRKMSKSLGNVVAPEEVIKTFGVDVLRLYVLSANAPWDDMKFNWEGVKTVNRALNILWNVYRFPLPYMVLDNFAPAQTAGGLWDETAVLRMLDQMPDEDRWILSRVNSLVASVEADFAGLNLHRVTRSLITFVLEDLSRWYLQIVRPRMWLEEDAPEKRYAYETVYYVLRRLVCLLAPFTPHLTEEIYGNLRCEGDPASVHMLDWPAADSALIDAPLETAMGVVQSFDDAVATARQDGKRKLRWPVGEVVVVTDAPAVRDAVARLSGLCASRANAKVVTVVTGWWDRIGWKAEAVMRVLGPKFGKEAPKVKGAIEGADGNALKAALEADGKASVGDFEVTPEMVTFIEEVPEGVFAAAMPDATVYVDVTLTPEIEAEGYAREVVRRLQEMRRQRDLKVDENIAVEIAIADAGVADLVRGMTNLVSGEVRAASLAVHDGAALSGAWELTAEWEVEGVPMLMGLSRAQD, encoded by the coding sequence GTGAAGGAAGTCACCAGCAGTTATGATGCACAGGCGATCGAGGGGCGCGTCCAGGAGTTCTGGCGGGCCGCCGACACCTATGCTCAGGTAAAAGATCTGCGGCGTTCAGGCAAGCAGTTCTTCTTTGTAGATGGCCCCCCGTACACCACCGGCCACATCCACCTGGGAACAGCGTGGAACAAGATCATCAAGGACGCCGTTCTCCGCCGGCACCGGATGTGCGGGAAGAACGTCATCGAGCGGGCCGGCTATGATATGCACGGGTTGCCGATCGAGGTTCAGGTCGAGCACCAGCTTGGCTTCACCTCGAAAAAGGATATCGAGGCCTACGGTATCGACCGGTTCATCGAGCGCTGCCGGGAATTTGCCCTTACCAACATGGCGGTGATGTCTGATCAGTTCAGAGCCCTTGGTATCTGGCTCGACTTCGACAACCCCTACCAGACCGTTAAAAAGGAGTATATTGAGGCGGCGTGGTGGACGCTTGCGCAGGCCGAGAAGAACAGGATGCTCGAACGGGGCCACCGCGTGGTGAACTGGTGCCCGAGGTGCGAAACCGCCATTGCCGACTCTGAAGTGGAGTACGACGACGCCACCGACCCCTCCATCTATGTGAAGTTCCCGGTGAAAGGCACCGATGACGAGTACCTGGTGATCTGGACCACGACGCCATGGACGCTCCCGGCAAACGTCGCTGTGGCCGCCCACCCCGGGATCGTCTACGCCCTGGTCGCCGCCCGGAAAGAGGGCGTCGAGGAGAAACTCTGGATCGCCGAGGCGCTCGTCGAGGAGGTGCTCAGGAAAGGGCGGTACCAGCACTTTGATGTTCTCAAAACCGTCACCGGCGCCGACCTCGCCGGGATGGAGTACGAGTCCCCGCTCGCCGCTTCAGTGCCGGCGCAGAAGGAGATCGCCCACCGCGTCGTCCTCGCCGATTACGTGGCCCTCGAAAATACCGGGCTCGTGCACACCGCACCGGGCCATGGCTGGGACGACTACCTCACCGGGATCAAATACGATCTTCCCGTACTCTGCCCGGTCGACGGCACCGGCCGGTTCACAAAAAGGGCCGGGGTGTTTGACGGGCTTTACGTCAAAGACCCGGCGACGAACCGGCAGGTCATGGACGCCCTTGGCCCCTGCCTCCTCCACGAGGGGAAGACCACCCACCGTTACGGCCACTGCTGGCGGTGCAAGACCCCGATCATCTTCCGGGCCACCGAGCAGTGGTTCATCAAGGCCTCGGAGATGCGGGACAAACTTCTCGACGAGGTCGGGAAGGTCACCTGGTACCCGGACTGGGCGGGCAGCGCCCGGTTCTACGACTGGGTGAAGGAGGCCCGCGACTGGTGCATCTCGCGCCAGCGCTACTGGGGCATCCCGATCCCGGTCTGGCAGTGCGACACCTGCGATGCACGGCGGGTGATCGCGACCGTCGCCGAACTCGAAGAGGCGAGCGGGCAGGCGGTCGCCGATCCGCACCGCCCGTACGTCGATGCGGTCACCATCCCCTGCACCTGCGGCGGGACGATGCGCCGGGTCTCCGACATCTTCGACGTCTGGTTCGACTCGGCCGTGGCCTCGTGGGCGACCCTCGGCTACCCCGGCGAAAAAGAGGCGTTCGAGAAATACTGGCCCGCAGACTTCATCACCGAGGGGCAGGACCAGACCCGCGGCTGGTTCTACTCGCAGCTCGGCGCCTCGACGGTTGCCTTCGGCAGGGCTCCCTATAAATCGGTGCTGATGCACGGCTTCGCCCTTGACGCAGAGGGGCGGAAGATGTCCAAGAGCCTGGGCAACGTCGTGGCCCCGGAGGAAGTGATAAAGACCTTCGGCGTGGACGTCCTCCGCCTCTACGTTCTTTCCGCAAACGCACCCTGGGACGATATGAAGTTCAACTGGGAAGGCGTGAAGACGGTCAACCGGGCCCTCAACATCCTCTGGAACGTCTACCGTTTCCCCCTGCCCTATATGGTCCTGGACAACTTCGCACCCGCACAGACCGCAGGCGGACTCTGGGATGAGACGGCTGTTCTGCGGATGCTTGATCAGATGCCGGACGAGGACCGCTGGATCCTCTCGCGGGTCAACAGCCTTGTCGCCAGTGTGGAGGCCGACTTCGCCGGGTTGAACCTCCACCGGGTCACCCGTTCGCTCATCACCTTCGTGCTCGAAGACCTCTCGCGGTGGTACCTCCAGATCGTCAGGCCCAGAATGTGGCTCGAAGAGGACGCCCCGGAGAAGCGCTACGCCTACGAGACGGTGTATTACGTCCTCCGCAGGCTCGTCTGCCTCCTTGCTCCTTTCACCCCGCACCTCACCGAGGAGATCTACGGGAACCTGCGGTGCGAGGGCGATCCGGCGAGCGTCCATATGCTCGACTGGCCCGCGGCCGACAGCGCCCTCATCGACGCGCCCCTTGAAACTGCGATGGGTGTCGTCCAGTCCTTTGACGATGCCGTGGCCACGGCCCGGCAGGACGGAAAGCGGAAACTTCGCTGGCCGGTCGGCGAGGTCGTGGTCGTGACCGACGCCCCGGCGGTGCGGGACGCTGTCGCCAGGCTTTCGGGACTCTGCGCCTCCCGCGCCAACGCGAAAGTGGTCACCGTCGTCACCGGGTGGTGGGATCGGATCGGCTGGAAGGCCGAGGCCGTGATGCGGGTGCTGGGCCCGAAATTTGGAAAAGAGGCCCCGAAGGTGAAAGGGGCGATCGAGGGGGCAGACGGCAACGCCCTGAAGGCCGCACTCGAAGCCGACGGTAAGGCGAGCGTCGGGGATTTTGAGGTGACGCCTGAGATGGTGACGTTCATCGAAGAGGTCCCTGAAGGCGTGTTTGCCGCCGCGATGCCCGACGCCACCGTCTATGTCGATGTCACCCTTACGCCGGAGATCGAGGCCGAGGGGTATGCCCGCGAGGTGGTCCGCCGTCTTCAGGAGATGCGCCGGCAGCGTGACCTGAAGGTGGACGAGAACATCGCCGTCGAGATTGCGATCGCCGATGCAGGCGTTGCCGACCTTGTGCGGGGTATGACCAATCTCGTCAGCGGCGAGGTGCGGGCCGCCTCGCTTGCTGTCCACGATGGCGCTGCCCTCTCGGGCGCCTGGGAACTCACTGCTGAATGGGAGGTCGAAGGCGTGCCGATGCTGATGGGCCTCTCACGGGCCCAGGACTGA
- a CDS encoding TIGR00725 family protein, whose translation MQIAIVGAGDCSPEEYEAAEIAGYLIAGNHETLVCGGLGGVMEAACKGAKEAGGTTVGILPGTGGENPYLDVVIRTGLGHARNALVVGSADAVIAIGGKFGTLSEIALALKMKKAVFGVGTWKIDGVFPCATPEEAVLMAVRASRLSR comes from the coding sequence ATGCAGATCGCAATCGTCGGGGCAGGGGACTGTTCCCCTGAGGAATACGAAGCGGCAGAGATCGCCGGCTACCTGATCGCCGGCAACCACGAAACCCTCGTATGCGGCGGGCTCGGCGGGGTGATGGAGGCCGCATGCAAGGGGGCGAAGGAGGCGGGCGGGACGACGGTCGGGATCCTGCCGGGCACCGGCGGGGAAAACCCGTACCTCGACGTCGTCATCAGGACTGGACTCGGCCATGCGCGAAACGCCCTCGTCGTCGGGTCGGCCGACGCCGTGATTGCTATAGGAGGGAAATTCGGCACCCTCTCTGAGATCGCCCTCGCCCTGAAGATGAAAAAAGCGGTGTTCGGGGTTGGCACCTGGAAGATCGACGGCGTCTTCCCCTGCGCCACACCCGAAGAGGCGGTGCTTATGGCAGTACGCGCCTCGCGCCTGTCTCGCTGA
- a CDS encoding PRC-barrel domain-containing protein, translating to MKTQVTELFGMNVYTDKAILVGEVDDVLLDIDGKKIDALAVGKLNPELADSKGHRGLLIPFRIIKNVGDIIIVRHISTAFRSTKDESFS from the coding sequence ATGAAGACACAGGTCACCGAGCTCTTTGGGATGAACGTATACACCGATAAGGCGATTCTCGTCGGGGAAGTCGACGACGTTCTGCTTGACATCGACGGAAAAAAGATCGACGCCCTTGCAGTGGGGAAACTGAACCCCGAACTTGCCGATTCCAAGGGTCACCGCGGCCTTCTCATCCCCTTCAGGATCATAAAAAATGTCGGGGACATCATCATCGTCCGTCACATTTCGACGGCATTTCGGAGCACAAAAGACGAGAGCTTCTCCTGA
- a CDS encoding tRNA(His) guanylyltransferase Thg1 family protein — protein MESHEIFSALAIYPPVFLRLDGRSFHGLTRTCEKPFDARFHAAMTGTCRRLLAGSGLNPLFAYTFSDEINLYCTALPFGGRVEKLDSVAASYAASAFTLEYGCDEPIAFDSRVVPATPEYALEYLAMRQAEAWRNHINAYCQAALVEDGHTPREAAAMLRGMKAAGMHDLMFARGVNLTETPAWQRRGTLVRYGTYTKEGVNPQTGERVTVQRRGVVIDEDLPLFPAPEGRAYLFSVLGP, from the coding sequence ATGGAGAGCCACGAGATCTTCTCGGCCCTTGCTATCTACCCCCCGGTCTTTCTGCGCCTCGACGGCCGCTCCTTCCACGGGCTAACCCGGACCTGTGAGAAGCCCTTCGACGCCCGGTTCCATGCGGCGATGACCGGCACCTGCAGGCGACTGCTTGCCGGGAGCGGCCTCAACCCCCTCTTCGCCTATACGTTCTCCGACGAGATCAATCTCTACTGCACCGCCCTCCCCTTCGGCGGGCGGGTGGAGAAACTCGACTCGGTCGCCGCCTCCTATGCGGCGAGCGCTTTCACCCTGGAGTACGGCTGCGACGAACCCATCGCCTTCGACTCCCGCGTCGTCCCCGCAACGCCCGAATACGCCCTCGAATACCTTGCCATGCGCCAGGCCGAGGCATGGCGGAACCACATCAATGCCTACTGCCAGGCGGCCCTGGTGGAGGATGGGCACACACCCCGAGAAGCGGCTGCAATGCTGCGGGGGATGAAAGCCGCCGGGATGCACGATCTGATGTTTGCGCGGGGGGTCAACCTCACCGAAACGCCGGCATGGCAGCGGCGCGGCACCCTGGTCAGATATGGCACCTATACAAAAGAGGGGGTGAACCCGCAGACCGGGGAGCGGGTCACCGTCCAGCGGCGCGGCGTCGTCATCGACGAAGACCTGCCGCTCTTCCCGGCCCCTGAGGGCCGGGCCTATCTCTTCTCAGTCCTGGGCCCGTGA